A genomic region of Chryseobacterium sp. KACC 21268 contains the following coding sequences:
- a CDS encoding DoxX family protein: protein MKYVKFILCLLFGLMFINAGLDKFFHYMPMPELTESMKKSFAAFAELSWLMPLVGAVEIIGGALFIFPKTRALGAIVILPIMVGIVLHNFTKAPEGIPIALVFATINLWILIDNRKKYEALIS, encoded by the coding sequence ATGAAATACGTCAAATTTATCCTCTGCCTCCTTTTCGGTTTAATGTTCATCAACGCCGGACTAGACAAGTTCTTCCACTATATGCCAATGCCGGAACTAACAGAGTCTATGAAAAAATCATTCGCCGCCTTTGCAGAACTGAGCTGGCTGATGCCGTTGGTCGGTGCCGTGGAAATCATCGGTGGTGCTTTATTCATCTTTCCAAAAACGAGAGCGTTGGGCGCCATTGTCATCTTACCAATTATGGTCGGAATCGTTCTTCACAACTTTACAAAAGCTCCGGAAGGCATTCCAATCGCCTTGGTTTTCGCAACCATCAACCTTTGGATTTTGATTGATAATCGCAAAAAATACGAAGCTCTAATCAGCTAA
- the lon gene encoding endopeptidase La, producing the protein MTEFENISFEEILDEGFGIVAEEINLDELGNQDADKTQTVFPILPVRNMVMFPKVITPITAGREKSKKLLEDAQRENKLVGIISQKNPNEENPSEKDLYLVGTLAKILKIITLPEGNITAITRGVQRFKVKKFVSTEPYFLAEITKQKDTQPKDKEEFSALVDNIKDLAEKIINIDPNIPNAAQFAIKNIDGQEDLLNFVSANGNFASDKKQSLLDEKTLIGRAKNLYEMMHDDFRHLELKNQIHQKTSKDLDKQQREYFLNQQIRTIQDELGGGAESDADEFRKKASKLKWSDDVEKHFEKELQRLSRQHSSSPDYNVQRNYLDFFTDLPWEHYSKDAFDLNKAEKLLDKEHFGLEDIKKRILEHIAVLKLKNDMKSPILCLVGPPGVGKTSLGKSVADALGRKYVRVSLGGLHDESEIRGHRKTYIGAMAGRILQSIKKSGTSNPVIVLDEIDKLGQGAHGDPSSALLEVLDPEQNNNFYDNFLELGYDLSKVMFIATANSLSTVQRPLLDRMEIISIAGYTLEEKVEIAKRHLIKKQLRENGLDAKYLKLGNTELKHIIDAHTSESGVRTLEKKIAGIARWVALQIAMEKEFDPKISVDKVDEILGVPRPKTLAEITDVPGVVTGLAWTSVGGDILFIESILSKGKGALTMTGNLGNVMKESATIALEFIKAHYEELGISEEDIEKKNIHVHVPEGATPKDGPSAGIAMLTSMVSSYKNIKVKPHLAMTGEITLRGKVLPVGGIKEKLLAATRAGIKEVILCEANRKDVEEIKKDYLKHLKVNYVTNMSEVVEIALK; encoded by the coding sequence ATGACAGAATTTGAAAATATCAGTTTTGAGGAAATCCTAGACGAAGGTTTCGGAATCGTGGCAGAAGAGATCAATCTGGACGAGCTCGGCAATCAAGATGCCGACAAGACCCAAACTGTTTTCCCAATTCTCCCCGTGAGAAATATGGTAATGTTCCCAAAAGTCATTACGCCAATTACGGCTGGAAGGGAAAAATCCAAAAAACTCTTGGAAGATGCCCAAAGAGAAAACAAACTCGTGGGAATCATCAGCCAAAAAAATCCTAACGAAGAAAATCCTTCGGAAAAAGACCTCTATCTCGTAGGAACTTTGGCAAAAATCCTTAAAATCATCACACTTCCCGAAGGTAATATTACTGCGATCACTCGTGGCGTTCAGAGATTCAAAGTGAAAAAATTTGTTTCTACCGAGCCTTACTTTCTTGCAGAAATTACCAAACAAAAAGATACACAACCCAAAGATAAAGAGGAATTTTCTGCATTGGTGGACAACATCAAAGACCTTGCAGAAAAGATCATCAACATCGACCCGAATATTCCAAATGCAGCACAGTTTGCTATCAAAAATATTGATGGGCAAGAAGACCTTTTGAATTTCGTTTCAGCCAACGGAAATTTTGCGTCTGACAAAAAACAGAGTTTATTAGACGAAAAAACTTTGATCGGCCGTGCAAAAAATCTTTACGAAATGATGCACGATGATTTCCGTCATCTCGAACTCAAAAACCAGATCCATCAAAAAACCAGCAAGGATCTGGACAAGCAACAGCGCGAGTACTTCCTCAATCAGCAGATCCGCACCATCCAAGACGAATTGGGTGGCGGCGCAGAATCTGATGCAGACGAATTCCGTAAAAAAGCTTCAAAACTGAAATGGAGTGACGATGTAGAAAAACACTTCGAGAAAGAATTACAACGACTTTCCAGACAACATTCCAGCTCGCCAGATTACAATGTTCAGCGTAATTATCTGGACTTTTTCACCGATTTGCCTTGGGAACATTATTCCAAAGATGCCTTCGATTTGAACAAAGCGGAGAAACTTTTGGACAAAGAACATTTTGGACTGGAAGATATCAAGAAAAGAATCTTGGAACACATTGCGGTTCTGAAACTCAAGAACGATATGAAGTCGCCAATCCTTTGTTTGGTTGGTCCTCCAGGCGTTGGAAAAACGTCATTAGGTAAATCTGTTGCCGATGCTTTAGGAAGAAAATATGTGCGTGTTTCCCTGGGTGGATTGCACGACGAAAGTGAGATCCGCGGACACAGAAAAACCTACATTGGTGCGATGGCAGGAAGAATCCTTCAATCCATCAAAAAATCCGGAACATCAAATCCAGTTATTGTTCTGGATGAGATTGACAAACTCGGACAAGGTGCGCACGGCGACCCAAGTTCAGCTTTGCTGGAAGTGCTTGACCCTGAACAAAATAATAATTTCTATGATAATTTCCTAGAATTGGGTTATGACCTTTCAAAAGTAATGTTCATCGCAACTGCCAATTCACTTTCAACCGTTCAACGTCCGCTTTTGGACAGAATGGAAATCATCAGCATTGCGGGCTATACTTTGGAAGAAAAAGTGGAGATTGCCAAACGACATTTGATCAAAAAACAATTGCGTGAAAATGGTTTGGATGCCAAATATCTGAAGCTCGGAAACACAGAATTGAAACATATTATCGATGCACATACTTCTGAAAGTGGCGTGAGAACTTTGGAGAAAAAAATTGCAGGAATCGCCCGTTGGGTAGCACTTCAAATCGCAATGGAAAAAGAATTTGACCCGAAAATCTCTGTTGATAAAGTCGATGAAATTCTTGGTGTTCCAAGACCGAAAACTTTGGCGGAAATCACTGATGTTCCCGGCGTGGTAACAGGTTTGGCGTGGACAAGTGTTGGTGGTGACATTCTCTTCATTGAAAGTATTTTATCCAAAGGAAAAGGTGCTTTGACAATGACTGGAAACCTTGGAAATGTGATGAAGGAATCCGCGACCATCGCTCTAGAATTCATCAAAGCACATTACGAGGAATTAGGCATTTCTGAAGAAGATATCGAAAAGAAAAACATCCACGTTCACGTGCCAGAAGGCGCAACACCGAAAGATGGACCATCTGCCGGAATTGCGATGCTAACATCAATGGTTTCAAGTTATAAGAACATCAAAGTGAAACCTCATCTTGCAATGACTGGCGAAATTACACTTCGTGGAAAAGTACTTCCAGTTGGTGGAATCAAAGAAAAATTACTTGCTGCAACCAGAGCCGGAATCAAAGAAGTGATTCTTTGTGAAGCGAACAGAAAAGATGTGGAGGAAATCAAAAAAGATTACCTGAAGCATTTGAAAGTCAATTATGTAACCAATATGAGCGAGGTTGTCGAGATTGCTTTGAAGTAA
- a CDS encoding RtcB family protein, giving the protein MGNLKLKGKDILKLGYPNNQSVNIALEVMKRNFATKNIHYVKSLLKEIQQNPENFEKDLTFGQIAEALLSSKKTEKRMLNTSRASFQIFGNDISDEAKNQLYTALKLPIATQGALMPDAHSGYGLPIGGVLAVENAVIPYGVGMDIGCRMSLSILDTPISYLDGAKDKYEKALGEHTKFGMYETHKSHVDHEIFDRDTFGLIPILRRLKGKAIKQMGSSGGGNHFVEFGEVEITEEDEKINLPKGKYLGILSHSGSRGLGAEIAQYYSRVATEQCPLPKEAQNFAWLDLNTHLGLEYWTAMNLAGDYASACHDDIHRRLVKAVGGRVKARIENHHNFAWKEIHNGKEVIVHRKGATPANENELGMIPGSMTAKGFIVRGKGNPHSLNSASHGAGRAFSRGECRNRFTQNDIKKELKHKNVTLMGGNAEEAPMAYKDINEVMNAQSELVDILGTFQPRIVRMDK; this is encoded by the coding sequence ATGGGAAATTTAAAATTAAAAGGAAAAGATATATTAAAATTAGGCTATCCAAACAACCAGAGCGTCAACATCGCTTTGGAAGTGATGAAGAGAAATTTTGCAACCAAAAATATTCATTATGTGAAATCTCTTTTAAAGGAAATCCAGCAAAATCCGGAGAACTTCGAGAAAGATTTAACCTTCGGACAAATTGCAGAAGCTCTGCTTTCATCAAAGAAAACTGAGAAAAGAATGCTCAACACCAGCAGGGCGTCTTTCCAAATTTTCGGAAATGATATTTCAGATGAAGCAAAAAACCAACTCTACACCGCACTGAAACTGCCAATTGCAACACAAGGCGCTTTGATGCCCGATGCACACAGCGGTTACGGACTTCCAATAGGTGGCGTTCTTGCGGTAGAAAATGCGGTAATCCCTTACGGAGTCGGAATGGATATCGGTTGCAGAATGTCGCTCAGTATTTTGGATACGCCAATTTCATATCTCGACGGCGCGAAAGACAAATATGAAAAAGCGCTTGGCGAACACACTAAATTCGGAATGTATGAAACGCACAAATCTCACGTCGACCACGAGATTTTCGACAGAGACACGTTCGGTTTAATTCCGATTTTGAGACGATTAAAAGGAAAAGCCATCAAACAAATGGGAAGTTCCGGCGGAGGAAATCACTTCGTGGAATTCGGTGAAGTGGAAATTACGGAAGAAGATGAAAAAATCAATCTTCCGAAAGGAAAATACCTCGGAATACTTTCACACAGCGGTTCGCGTGGATTGGGAGCAGAAATCGCTCAGTATTATTCGAGAGTGGCGACCGAACAATGTCCGTTGCCAAAAGAAGCGCAAAACTTCGCCTGGCTGGATTTGAACACGCATCTCGGATTAGAATACTGGACGGCGATGAATCTTGCAGGAGATTATGCTTCGGCCTGCCACGACGATATTCACAGAAGACTGGTGAAAGCGGTCGGCGGAAGAGTGAAAGCCAGAATCGAAAACCATCACAACTTCGCATGGAAAGAAATTCACAATGGAAAAGAGGTGATTGTTCACAGAAAAGGCGCAACTCCAGCCAACGAAAACGAGTTGGGAATGATTCCCGGCTCGATGACGGCAAAAGGTTTCATCGTCCGAGGAAAAGGAAATCCGCATTCACTGAACTCGGCTTCACACGGAGCGGGACGGGCTTTTTCGAGAGGAGAATGCAGAAACCGTTTTACTCAGAATGACATCAAGAAAGAATTAAAACACAAAAATGTCACCTTGATGGGCGGAAATGCGGAAGAAGCACCAATGGCGTACAAAGACATCAACGAAGTGATGAACGCACAAAGTGAACTGGTCGATATTCTCGGAACTTTCCAACCCCGAATTGTGAGGATGGATAAATAA
- a CDS encoding cysteine desulfurase — translation MFDINNIRAKFPILNQEINGKPLVYLDNAATSQKPISVIKTWEQYYETINANVHRGIHTLSQLATEEMELSRQKIQRFINAKHDYEVIFTKGTTEGINLVAYALTNQIKPNDEIIISYLEHHSNIVPWQMLCERTGAKLRVIPMDENGILQINVLEEWLNEKTKIVSVNQVSNALGIVNPIEEIIEKTRRLSNAYVLIDGAQSAPHFKIDVQKLDCDFFVFSGHKMYAPMGTGILYGKESVLENLHPFHGGGEMIAVCSFEKTTYAGLPFKFEAGTPNVGGNIALGEAVDFIENIGRENLQNHENDLLNYAQKKLLELEGIKIYGEKANRTGVVSFNLEGAGIASDTGMILDKLGIAVRTGHHCTQPIMDFFNIAGTVRASFAVYNTLEEIDILVEGVKKAQRMLV, via the coding sequence ATGTTTGATATCAACAACATAAGAGCCAAATTCCCAATCCTGAACCAAGAAATCAACGGCAAACCATTAGTTTATCTGGACAACGCCGCAACTTCCCAAAAACCAATTTCAGTTATCAAAACCTGGGAACAATATTATGAAACCATCAACGCCAATGTTCACCGTGGCATCCACACGTTGAGTCAATTAGCAACGGAAGAAATGGAACTTTCCAGACAGAAAATCCAACGTTTCATCAATGCAAAACACGACTACGAAGTGATTTTCACCAAAGGAACGACGGAAGGAATCAATCTCGTGGCATACGCTTTGACCAACCAAATCAAACCAAACGACGAAATCATCATTTCTTATTTGGAACACCATTCCAACATCGTTCCGTGGCAGATGCTTTGCGAAAGAACCGGTGCAAAACTTCGCGTCATCCCAATGGACGAAAACGGAATCCTCCAAATCAATGTTTTGGAAGAATGGCTGAATGAAAAAACAAAAATAGTCTCTGTAAATCAAGTTTCTAACGCTCTAGGAATTGTAAATCCTATCGAAGAAATCATTGAAAAAACAAGAAGACTTTCCAATGCTTACGTTTTGATTGACGGCGCTCAATCTGCACCACATTTCAAAATCGATGTTCAGAAACTGGATTGTGATTTCTTCGTCTTCTCGGGACACAAAATGTACGCACCAATGGGAACAGGAATCCTTTACGGCAAAGAATCAGTTCTCGAAAACCTTCACCCTTTCCACGGCGGTGGCGAAATGATTGCGGTTTGTAGCTTTGAGAAAACAACTTACGCCGGTTTACCTTTCAAATTCGAGGCTGGAACACCTAATGTTGGCGGAAATATTGCGCTTGGAGAAGCGGTTGATTTCATTGAAAATATCGGTCGCGAAAATCTTCAAAACCACGAAAATGACCTTCTGAATTATGCGCAGAAAAAACTTCTGGAATTGGAAGGCATCAAAATCTATGGCGAAAAAGCCAATAGAACCGGCGTAGTTTCCTTCAATCTGGAAGGCGCAGGAATCGCTTCTGACACTGGAATGATTCTAGACAAACTTGGAATTGCAGTGAGAACCGGACACCATTGTACACAACCGATTATGGATTTCTTCAACATCGCCGGAACTGTTCGTGCAAGTTTTGCAGTTTACAATACTTTGGAAGAAATTGATATTCTAGTGGAAGGTGTTAAAAAAGCGCAGAGAATGTTGGTGTAA